The segment CGTGCCGCGCGTCAGTGGTGCGCGGGCGCCTTGGCGGGTTCGGCCGACGGGTGGTCCGCGACCGGGTGCTCGGCGGCGCCCTTCCGCTCGCGCAGCAGGCGGTGGGCCAGCGCGGCGGCCGCCAGCAGCAGAGCCGCCGAGACCCAGGCCGCGACCGTCACACCGTGCACGAACGCGCTGTCCGCGTTGGCGATCAGCTGCTCGGCCGGGCCCGCCGGGAGGGCGGCCGCGGACTCCTGGGCACCGCCCAGCGACTCCTCGGCCTGCGCGGCCAGCGCCGGGTCGACGCCCGCCGGAACGGACAGCGAACCCGCGTACAGCGCCGTCACGATCGAGCCGACCAGGGCGATGCCCAGCGCCGCGCCCAGCTCGTACGCCGTCTCCGACACGGCCGAGGCGGCACCCGCCCTGTCGGCCGGGGCGGCGCCCAGCACCAGGTCCGAGGAGAGCGTGTACACCACGCCCTCGGCGGTGCCCAGCGCCAGGAAGGACGAGCCGAGCAGCAGGTAGGCGCTGTCCACCCGGATGAAGCCCAGCACGCCGATGCCCAGGCCCATCACGAACAGGCTCACCGTCAGCACCCGGCGGGCGCCCGCGCGCCGGACCAGGCGGGCCGTCAGCAGACCGCCCGCCACCGAGCCGACGAAGGCCGGCAGCTCGGCGAAGCCCGCGTGCAGCGGGGAGTAGCCGCGGACCAGCTGCAGGTACTGCGACATGAAGAAGATCACACCGGAGAGGCCGATCAGGCAGATCAGTGAGGACACCACCGCCGCCGTGAACCGCGCGTTCCGGAACAGCCGGACGTCCAGCAGCGGGGTCTCCAGCCGGAGCTGGCGCCGGACGAACAGCGCCAGCGCGGCCGCGCCCAGCGCGAACACCAGCGGGGTCGTCCACGACTCCAGGCCGTGCACGGCGAGCTCCTTGACGCCGTACACCGCGCCGATCACGCCGGCCATCGACAGCAGCACGCTCAGCACGTCCCACCGGCCCGGTCGCGGATCGCGCGACTCCGGCAGCAGCCAGGCGCCGAACACCAGCAGCAGCACCATCACCGGCAGGTTCAGCAGGAACACCGAACCCCACCAGAAGTGCTCCAGCAGCACGCCGCCCACCAGCGGGCCCAGCGCGGCACCGGCCGCGGCGCCCGCGCCCCAGACGCCGATCGCGGTGGCCCGCTCCCGCGGGTCCGGGAACAGCGTGCGGATCAGCGACAGCGTGGACGGCATGATCGTCGCACCGGCCACCCCCAGCAGCGCCCGGGCCAGCACCAGCCAGCCGGGGCCCGGCGCGTACGCCGCCAGCAGCGAGGCCGCGCCGAACGCGACCGAGCCCGCCAGCAGCACCCGCTTGCGGCCCAGCCGGTCGCTGAGCGCGCCCATCGACACCAGCAGGCCGGCCAGCACGAAGGAGTAGACGTCGCCGATCCACAGCAGCTGGGTGCCGGACGGGCGGAGGGTCTCGGTGATCGAGGGGATGGCGAGGGAGAGCACCGTCGCGTCCACCGCCACCAGGGTGACGGCGAGCACGAGGACGCCGAGACCGGCCCAGCGGTGGCCGGACCGGGCGACGAGGGTGGAACTCATGGGGTATCAGGTCTCCGTAGAGCACCGCCGAGGAACAGCTCGGCGAGCGAGAACGCGCTTTCGCGAGGGGCGAGCCGGCCTTCCTGCACGGCCCAGCCGATGCCGGCCACCAGGTCGAAGAACGCCTCGCTCAGCCAGGCGGCCGAGAGCTCGACCCGGAACACCCCCTCCTGCTGCCCGCGCAGGAACAGCGCGCGGACCCGGGCGTCCTGGAGCTCCCAGAGGTCGTTGATCTCCTCGTGGTCGTACAGCTGGTTCTCCCCGGCGAGGAAGGCGCACAGCGCGGCATCCGGGACCACCGCGTCCACCAGGCGGCGCAGCGCGGCCTCGGCGTTGCCCTCCTCGACCCGCGCGGTGTCCAGCGCGGCGGAGAAGCGGCGCAGGCCGAGGGCGCCCACCTCCAGGATCAGCGCCTCGCGGCCCGGGAAGATCCGGTGCAGCGTGGCGCGGCTGATGCCGGCGGCGCGGGCGATCTCGTCGAGGTGGGCCGTCGGGCGCCGGGACAGGATGCCCACGGCCGCCTCAAGGACGGAGTCACGGTCGGTTGCCATGAGAAGAGGATAGCGCATATGAGACATTGATGTCTCAATTTTTCTTCCTGTGTCTCACGGAGGGGGTGGGGGAGGGGGTGCCTTCGGTGGGTGGCGCGGTGGCGCGGGGGCGCGCGGGGTCCGGACATGCCGAAGACCCCGCGCGGGGCGCGGGGTCCGGGAAGTGCGGGGCGTGTGGGCTGCGGGGGCTCGTGGGGCCGGGGCGGCGGCCCGCCGGCCCGGTCAGCTCTGGTTGTAGAAGCCCGTCTCGTCGAGCGGGCGGTCGATGACCATCACCTCGACGTCGGCCGGGGTGAGCAGGAACACCCGGCGGGCGATCCGCTCGATACCGCCGCGGGTGCCGAAGATCAGACCGGAGGCGAAGTCGACCATCCGCTTGGCCTCGGCGTCGTCCATCTCGGTGAGGTCCATCACCACCGGGGTGGCGGCGCGGATGTGCTCACCCACGGTGCGGGCGGCCTCGAAGCCGGTCGGCCGGAGCGAGACGATCTTGGTGGGGCTGCTCTGGACGCTGCTCGGCAGCGTCTCCTCGCCCTCCCACTGCTCCTCGTACACCGCGGCCGGGTAGCTGCCGGAAGGCATCAGCCACCCGTTGTGGTGCTCGTCGCGAAGTGCTCCCATTGACCGCGCCTCCCTGTCTCGTTCCGTACTCGTCCCCCGGGGGACGACGGGTCGTTTTGACACGTCATCCACTTGTTGGAACTGTCCGAGTATCGCACTGATCACCGTGGATGTGCCCGCTTGCGCCCACCGGACGGGTTGTGGCGCGGGGGAGGATCCGTGGTCGCCCGGATACCCGCAACGACGCGACCGGCCGGTGAACGGTTGCGCGTGACGACCCTATCGGTGGTGCTCCGAGGCTAGTTGACTGGCTGTCAACAATCATGTAACGGCTTCACCTCGAGGTGGCGGGTCGCCGCCGGGGGGCGCGCGGACGCGGCCGGGCGCCGTACCGGGCGAAGGCCGTGCGGGGCAGGGGCCGTTGGGGCGTGCGAGAGGGGTGTGCGTGCCGCCGGACGGGCTACTCGCCGGTGGCGCCGTCGATCCGCTCCCGGAGCAGGTCGGCGTGGCCGTTGTGGCGGGCGTACTCCTCGATCATGTGCACCAGGATCCAACGCAGCGTCACGTCGTTGCCGCGCCACCGGCTTGCGCCGACCGTGTCCAACGACACACTGGCGGCGGCCGAGCGGGCGAACGCCACCTCCGCCTGCCAGAGCGCGCTGTCGGTGACCGGGTCGGCCCCGTCCACCAGGTCGAAGTCGCCGTCCGGGAACTCCTCGGTCCAGTAGCCGCCGGCCGGATCCAGGGCCTGCCCGGCCAGCACCTTGCGGAACCAGTGGCGCTCCACCTCCGTCATGTGCCGCACCAGCCCGAGCAGCGACAGCGAGGACGGCGG is part of the Kitasatospora setae KM-6054 genome and harbors:
- a CDS encoding cell division protein SepF, which translates into the protein MGALRDEHHNGWLMPSGSYPAAVYEEQWEGEETLPSSVQSSPTKIVSLRPTGFEAARTVGEHIRAATPVVMDLTEMDDAEAKRMVDFASGLIFGTRGGIERIARRVFLLTPADVEVMVIDRPLDETGFYNQS
- a CDS encoding TetR/AcrR family transcriptional regulator, with the protein product MATDRDSVLEAAVGILSRRPTAHLDEIARAAGISRATLHRIFPGREALILEVGALGLRRFSAALDTARVEEGNAEAALRRLVDAVVPDAALCAFLAGENQLYDHEEINDLWELQDARVRALFLRGQQEGVFRVELSAAWLSEAFFDLVAGIGWAVQEGRLAPRESAFSLAELFLGGALRRPDTP
- a CDS encoding MFS transporter, encoding MSSTLVARSGHRWAGLGVLVLAVTLVAVDATVLSLAIPSITETLRPSGTQLLWIGDVYSFVLAGLLVSMGALSDRLGRKRVLLAGSVAFGAASLLAAYAPGPGWLVLARALLGVAGATIMPSTLSLIRTLFPDPRERATAIGVWGAGAAAGAALGPLVGGVLLEHFWWGSVFLLNLPVMVLLLVFGAWLLPESRDPRPGRWDVLSVLLSMAGVIGAVYGVKELAVHGLESWTTPLVFALGAAALALFVRRQLRLETPLLDVRLFRNARFTAAVVSSLICLIGLSGVIFFMSQYLQLVRGYSPLHAGFAELPAFVGSVAGGLLTARLVRRAGARRVLTVSLFVMGLGIGVLGFIRVDSAYLLLGSSFLALGTAEGVVYTLSSDLVLGAAPADRAGAASAVSETAYELGAALGIALVGSIVTALYAGSLSVPAGVDPALAAQAEESLGGAQESAAALPAGPAEQLIANADSAFVHGVTVAAWVSAALLLAAAALAHRLLRERKGAAEHPVADHPSAEPAKAPAHH
- a CDS encoding DinB family protein, encoding MTDTSSNANANTGTSTSTGTGTAASTGTDRVSPPFAADEAAMLGAWLDFHRSTLALKCEGLTPDQLRERACPPSSLSLLGLVRHMTEVERHWFRKVLAGQALDPAGGYWTEEFPDGDFDLVDGADPVTDSALWQAEVAFARSAAASVSLDTVGASRWRGNDVTLRWILVHMIEEYARHNGHADLLRERIDGATGE